ATTGACAAGCGCTTCAACCCGCAGGCAGACAAGATTGTGAAATGATAAAGCCTGCGTTAAACAACGAAACATTCCTCCCCTCTTATAAATTTCGCTTCGGCATTGTTTGAACATCAATCAGCATAACTGCCTATTGGCTAAGTATATGGCAAATACAATGACAAACTACAACAGCCATTACTTTTGTTACCCAGATGaacttgttaatttttaaGGAACTCCTTTCGACTACATATAGTGGGTCACGTaacaaaagtttacaaaaatgtttctttacaCACAGCAAAGTGGTGCACTGGTGACAAAACCTACAATTATCACAGCAAtaataaaaacgaaaatcaaGGTACAGCATTTCTATACAGATATAGTAAACACAAACATTGCATTACAAACCActgcaaaactaaaaataacttGTTCTGAGAGAAATTTAAACATACTATGACTATATCAACACAATGGCACGTCGATGGTTTTGACGAAGTCGACCATTAATTCGGGAGTTACATAAGTTATTAAAATCATTACTCTCATGGCGATTTGCACTTGATTGGTTATTAAACAAGTAAGCTCCAGTCAAGGGCATGTCCAATTGCTGGGGGACATCTTCCGGGGGATGAGCTTGACTATGGAAAGGCATCCCTGTATGATAATCTTCTCTGCTTAGTTTTAGCCTGTTAAAATGTTCCCTTTACGTACGTTCGTGATTGCAGATGAGATTATTTACAGGTTACTCAACAACTTTGTAGGGTCCAGAATAAGGGAGGTGAAACTTTCTTTTCGTCTTCTGATATGACAGTGTTTCACAGTATGACCTTGTCTTCTACTTTAAGCTCCACTTGTCTCGACACCGACTTGTCGTAACATGCTTTCATGAATTGCTGACATTGGTCGAGTTTTGTTTTCACGACTTCGTGGACAAGCCGCATAAATCAAAGATTGCCAACGATGATGGATGACTTTAAGGCTGTCCAGTCATCAAATCTGCTGGTGACCTCAATTCTCGACCTGTCAGAAGGAAATATGGAGAAACACCTTTCTCTTCTTGTCGACTGGCGTTACAGGCTGCACAAGAGCGTTGGAGATGTTTATCCTAGGATAGTGATGGCAAGTAACCGCTGTCTCTTCACGGTCATCTTTACTCATCGGTATTTGCCAGTAACGAGATTTAAGGTCCAGTGTGGTGAAATATTGGTCAAAACTGTTGGTCCGAAAGCCCGAAAGTTGGTCCAAACTGTCATCGATCTGTGGCCAAGGAAAACTGTGCTTCTTAGTGCAACCGTTGACATCCCTGTAGTCAATGCAAAACCTTACATTGCTGTCATTCTTTTTTACTAACACAGGTCTAGACCAAGGCGACTGTGAGTGACTAATAACGTTATCATTTAACATATCCTCTAGAATGTCTTCTACCTCTTCTCAGATGTTGGCGTATTGGTGCGGCGTCTCCCGTGTCACTACTGTAAGTAAGAATATTGGTTTTGCCAACATCACATTTAGAGAGTGAAAAAGCAGCTTGCCGTCTTCTAAATAATTTGATTATAGCCACCTGCTTAACATCTCACAAATTAAGATCATTTAGATGCAATTGTTCAATGAGAGACGACACGTCATGTTTTCCAACaatttgtattaaatttaaacaGTTATCCCAACCGGAATGTGTTTGCTTTTATTCCTAAAATTAGCAAGTCTAACTAGCACCTAATTGTCCTTGGTTTTACGTTGATACGTAATTTGCGCCAAAAGTTTTGTATTTGTCTAGTAGGCATGCAGACTTCTgtataaaaactttgtaagcTTTGCACTTGGTTGGGCATTTAACATTACAGGACAAAACAACCTCAGTAAACACGTGGATAACCAGTAACTCAACTAATGCAATCGAGGAACTGTGCAAAATATGTGGTTCTCTCAATAGCATGTTCTTCCACCAGCCTTGAGTGTCATCACATCATAGTCAACCATGGCATAGATGACGTTAGTGCTGTTGCATTGAAATCTTTCACTGATGCGATGCATAAATCCATTAGGGCCGACTACTTGGTCCGTTATAAAGATGTATGCGTATGGACGTACGGTTGTATGGACACAGTTGACATCTGGTGTGTTGGCGGGAATTTTCCCACTTCTTCAGTTGTGTCGAATAATTTGCTTGACGTCAGGAGGTCTCTGAGGTTGGGATGTTGTCGGTAAGCTATTAGACTTAGAGGTTTGTTTGGAAAGATAGCATTGAGTGTGGGATCAACATTGACAACGCCCTGTAGATCTTTAGCTATACGCTTTATGGGTCTCAGTTGTGGAGAGAATGTCATGAGCTGTGGAATCTTATACCACTCTGAGGCTTACGTCTGTATTCCAGGAGCTTATGGCATGGTTTCTTTTTGGCTTTTGCAGTTTGGGTTTCTATGAAATCGTTTTGGTTGCCGAACTTCGCAAATTCACGGTGTAATTTGGGAAGTCCTTGGTCTCGGTCCGACATGTAAGAGCAACTGCGGCAGTATCTTAATGCTTGACTGTAAACCATAGATTGACATGTATGAGGAGGTGTGAACTGTAAGGGTGTACGTAAGTAAAAGAATGTAAGTTGTACGGTGTAAGGTGTAAGGTGTACGTAAGTTGAAATTAAGAAGCATTAAGATACTACCGCATTTGCTATTCCAATtatgaaaatttgtttctaaTAACCACCTTGATCGCGGAATTGAGGAGCAGTGCACCATTCACTTCCTTAATTGCATTAATGACGGCCTTAACAGAGATGCCAGTTTTATggaactttaaaaataaatgctcCTTATTTCACTTTAATACGGCTTTATTcctgtttttgtttcattttattctGTTACGTCATTAAGTATTTTGTGATTGCTTATATCCATGTAGATATTATGTCACAACTGCGAGTTTCCAAGCAGACTTCCAAACTATatcccatttttattttatttgttacttaGCCACACTACAACATAGTTATAGATAAAAATCAACACCAATATGTGGCTATGCCCACATTTGAATGAAACTACACCAATTACATTGCAACTTTTtgttaagaaaaattttgagttAGGTGTACACTGCAAGGAAAGTATTAAAATGTTCATAAGCTGCTTTTCTTAACAAACTgcacaaaaatagaaaaactaGGTCTCAGCTGCTATGGAGAAGGTATAGCGTCTGCTTTTGGAGTGATTTTTGAGTATaaataattgaatttttttgtttagggAGGCAACATTTTACAGACACTGCCACACCCACGTCAGATTCATCATCATCCACCAAAGACAATGACGACGAAACGGTTAGTACGTCTGGGTATGAAAGTTTTTTACCTTCATAGCAAGCATGTGTCATGAGTTGCGTTTATTCCGTGATGACCTGTTGAATTTCACACTGTTTTAATCATACCAGCATGTTGTAATAAACTCTGGTAAATTTGTTTAcaatttactgacaactattCAGTCATAGCTGTAAGCAACTAAACATTTGTAGAATCAAGTAGATGTTAAATGCACCTTTAAAACTACGAATATAAGTACTACTTTTTATGTTGTTTGGTAAAGTTTTCAAGAGTTGCATCATTGCATGGGTTCTTACcagttttatatttatatatgcAGGGAACTTGTTCCTGTCCAGTAGATTATGACAAAACGAAAGAACAAGCCGTCTCATACCAGACATTTGAAGATTATATAATTAATAGTTTAATCCCGAGAACAAGGTTCCAGTTTATTGCAGCACACTTATCAATCATTTTGTctcttttattaaaaaaaaacttttatatatCATTCTTGAGgttctttattttttattcatgtTTAGCTATTCAGATACAGCTGAGAATGAATATTATGAAGAGAGCAGTTTGTATGGGTatgtaattttcattttatcaaaaacagttttttgttaaaagcggCTAACAAATGGTATTACATTGCTTTaatgatttttcaaatgtaCTTGTATGTTTAGCAAAGCGGAGAATAGAAAAAAACGAAGTGTGGTAGGTAGGAATGCTACATCACCACCCAATGTGAGTAATATGCCATATACAGACCCTGCATCATCACCAGAAGTGAATAATACTGCTGAAAGTACAAGTAAGTTTTGATAGCTATAACGTGAAAGTTCTGTAAAAGcagtaaacttttttatcaagCACACTTTTTAGCACTGCCTGAAATAACCCAGTCCAGCGCCAAAACAGCTATTGTAAATGGAACTAATTTTACCATTACTGGGTAAGTAATTGCACTAAAATGATGTTTGCATGTTCTTCACACTTGATAAAAGCGCTCTTTGTTTTTTAGCCTCGTTCActtcatgaaatatttcattgaagtCAGTGCATGCAATTCTGTCGACTGCAGTCAACCTTTGATCACATTCAAAAGAACAAGGAAATTGAAAGATGTGGATAAAATTGACTCAAACATACATGCAGAAATTGATAATGTTAGGCCCCAgttgtaataataattaaatgcctaattaaaaagattttaaaattcaaTGCTTGTAATTTAATCTGGTCTGGTgtatattaaattattttaaaagtatttaagAACTTGCTAATTGTTTTAGCTTTGTTATCTTCGAAGTTTTTAAGTAAACGTTCAAAAATAGTTTCAACataatttatttcatattttaattAGTACAATAGTTAATATCTACTGTTTTCATCATACATTTTCAGGTTGATTTGATTACGTTGCACTGGAAACCTCCAAAGAATCCAAATAGCATAATTATTTCCTACATTGTATCTATTGTGAGCACAGATGGGGTAATTAGTTAGCTCGTTATCATCTGTAACAATGTCTAAACTATAATTTTTAATATGCAAGATAACTTACTGCACACTGATATTCATATTTACGTTAAAATGCTGAACAAAAATTTGGTCTGCTGCTTGCAGCTGCTTTGTTACAAACTGGAAAGGcctatgtttattgtttatattagTGCCATACCAAAATGTTGAAGATTCAAACCATGTGGCAAATCTTAAAAACATcgacaatttttattaaattattgatATAAATTGAATTCTTACTTTTTAAATATGAGCTAACATACCACCTTCCTAGGAAATTGCTGGTTGGACAATAttgtttcattattatttaaaCTCTGTAAAGTCAGTTTAGTGTTTTTTTACCAGAGCATCAACCATGATCATTGTTGCTCGATTCCACATTCAATAGATGTAGATGTTGATTGCAAATTACCCAAATTGCCACCGGGAAAATTTTCTGCTACCATATTGCCAGTGTCTGTAGCAGGAGTCGGTGTACGGTCAGATTCAATATCATTTCAAGTCGACCAAAAGTCATCACAACTCCCCACAACTACAATTATTGTTATTGGAATTGTTGCAACACTTTTGTTTGCTCTACCTATTCTTTTTCTGTCTTATGTGATATGGAAGAGGTGAGTTACAATGAATATTTCTTCATTCTTTCATTAGTGAGCTGTACTGTGTTTAATGTTTGGTTTATAGTTGAGTTGCTCACGTAAATTTTTCAGCTGCTAATTTGACAAGGTATACAACTATACATGGTTAATTGATGTGTTGCTGTGTTTTAAACTGATTTATGTTCTAGGTATGTGAAACCTAAACAGCCCCCAATATATGCTTCTGTAAACCCGGAATATTCAAGTGTTGGAGTGTACGAGCCGGATGACTATGAAGTCCCTGCGGAAAATGTTGAACTTATACGTGAAATTGGACATGGTCACTTTGGAAAGGCTAGTAgtggttttgtttgcttttttagaATTCTATGACAGGCTATTAGCGTCGTTCACACAACATTATATGTACAGTACAATAATCTTAACACTTTGAGAAATCAATGTTGTACAACGTTCGATTTATTTTTAGCTTAGATGCCCTAGTATGAATCTCTTCCTGCTAATTTTATCAGTTACTTTTAGGTGTATGAAGGTTTGGCCAAAACTGTTGTAAAAGATCAGtcagaaacaaaaattgccgTGAAAACCCTTCATGGAAACGAGTCCCTAGCAAAGCGGTATGGCATTTCTTGATTTTTTCTTCCAAGCCATTATACTCGTGGTTCATATCCATATAAACCCTATTACCATTGCTTCACTTTTTTTCAGTGTTGAATTTCTAAAAGAAGCTAGTGTAATGAAAGCATTCAACGCCCATCATGTAGTCAGACTGTTGGGTGTTGTGTCGATAACAGAGAAGCCAATGGTCCTAATGGAGTACATGGAAAAGGGTgatttgaaaacatatttacgAAGCACCAGACCAGACGCAGAGGTAAAAGGAATTGGCGTTGAATGTACCAAATCTTTTGTATGCGTTTTCACAATATTGGTCAAGTTTATTCCGATTTAACTCAGAAAAAAGGCATGAAATCAGTATTTTTTTAACCTAATAAAGTTGAGGTCTTTCCAAATATATATCGCAAAACATTCTAAGTTCAAGCGATTCAGTAAAGAAATCTACACTCAATTCGCCACTTCTTGTACTCACGGTAACAGAAAATGTTTAAGGTTACCATGTAAATAGGAAAATGTTAGCTAAGTAATggcaaacaaaaaagtgatCACACTGGGAAAGATATTTTCGCCGAATTGCTTGAGTTTGTGACCGTTTTGCGTTGTATCTATGGTTCTATACAGTATTATGTCGCTCTTCGATCGATTACCTTTTGCTAGAAATTTCGAAACATTGCCAAGACAATTTTTAGGCGTGTCATCTTTAAGTGTTGgaaattgtattttaaaataaaaagggCTTATTTGGCTTTATTTCGTCGCTTTATTTAAGTGCACAAATGAGTCTCGGTGCTTTAGTAATGTGAAGAAAGGTGTATATTGCGTCTTGAGTCCCGTTGCTACACTTCGTTATTTTGGGTTTATGTTTTTGCTTCGATCCTGTCAAATGATTTCCTTTCCAGGAACGACGTGGTGATCCACCCACGCTACAGCAAAAGCTGCAGATGTGCGGGGAAATCGCAGATGGAATGGCATATTTGGCAGAAACCAAGTACGTTCACCGAGATCTTGCTGCCCGCAATTGTTTGGTACATCGGGACATGACTGTAAAAATTGGAGATTTTGGGCTAACTCGCGATGTTTATGAAACGGATTACTACCGGATTGAAAGTCGAGGTGCTCTTTTTACCTGTTGTGTCTAAATTGGAATACAACATCTGATAACGGTTTTTGATGATGTAGGTATTCTACCCGTTCGATGGATGGCACCCGAGTCGTTAAAGGACGGAGTATTTGATTCTCGTAGCGACGTTTGGTCCTACGGAATCGTGTTGTGGGAGATAGCTACCTTAGCTGAGCAGCCATATCAAGGTCAGCAACATGACCAAGTAACGAGATACGTGATCGACGGTGGTTATATGGAACAGCCAAGAGGATGCCCAAAACGACTGTTAGTAAAACTCAGCTATGATATGTATTGTATGATGTATGTACTCGTATATTGTATAACCTAATATTCTTTAAATATGGTTTACCTAATCCAATTTGCTGGCCACTTAGTTTGTTGGCGAAGCCATTGTGGTAATTTTGTGGGTAAATGTTTGCTGCGCTGTCTGTACCGCGGTTGCTAGTGGGCATTACGTTATGGTTCAATCAGTAGGTCcgtaatttttgctttttttaatatattcCCGTGTTCAGATACGATTTGATGTTAATGTGCTGGCACTACAGTCCAAGCATGAGACCGACGTTTGCTGAGATCGTCTCTTCGTTGGTTCCCGACCTCAACGACCAATTCAGAGAAGTTTCATTTTACTACGAATCGAAAGAGTAAGCAATACCAAGATGTTAGTCCCATTCTGATTTCTTGCATGTAATTGGTTATCGTGCTTAAGCTCGACGGATAAAGATggctttttttaatatgatcTAACCACATAGGAATGCTGAAGAAAACACCGAGGGTGAAGCATTTTTAGGCGAAGGCGTCGAAAGTGGAGCGCTTAGCACAGCAGATGTTATCGTCAGAGACCTCCATAACATTCACAATTCACATGGAGATAATAACAATGCTTATCGCCATCAGAATGGCGGTCATCAAAATGAACAAACTGGGAATGGGAGTATGATGGTAAATGACAATGACAATTCAGTTCGATATATTCCTAATGCCCTACAAACACACAGACACCCCTCTTCTATTTGCTGACCCTCGTTAATTAAATTGACTTGTTTCACTTGCTTTAGCTATCTTACCAGCTTGattattttcttcttttacatTGATTTTGCTAGCGCAAATACGGTAAACCAGCATATGTTTGTAAATTCAAGTTaccatttttttattgtacaaCGAAATATTCCCAATTCTGTCACCaaatagtttttgttaattttatgcATTGATGAAAGCTTGATCATTGCATACGTATGCTGTGCTTTCGGTGGTgacttttttgtgtttgaattTCCACCTTATTTTGTAATTAGTGAACATAAAACCCTTTCGGTAAAGGGTTAGTCGTTTTGATGCAGATCTGTGCAACTGTTTGCcatcattttattaaatattagtTCCTTTTGTCAATGTGTATGGTGCGTTACCTTTGTATCAAGTGAAATAGTGTGCTTCGACTCGCCATTTTGGTTACGTAATGAACTTAACGGTGCGTGTTTGCATATGAGCAATGCTGTATATAATTATGTAGATAAGGGTACCTCGACCTTGGCAATATTATTGGGCTAGAAGCGTGTTTTGGTTTCCAATACTTTTGAAGTTGGTATGGTTGACAGAAGTAGAAGTAAAGACAGTATTTGTTAAATACACTTTTCCTG
The Clavelina lepadiformis chromosome 4, kaClaLepa1.1, whole genome shotgun sequence DNA segment above includes these coding regions:
- the LOC143451919 gene encoding insulin-like growth factor 1 receptor, which encodes MMQNLNFLRQIACLLLMACVFSQYAKSREIQDYNWEETIANDTEMVSYDETDYSEFYKGPVCELLIVMGTTELFQHLQNCTIVNGFIKILLINDESNKDFRDISSFRFPNLRVITEYLLIYRVHGLTSLSHLFPNLVMIGGQELFYEKYSLVVFENPDLLELGFEKLRYIKKGSARIENNGNLCYLSTVDWLRLGQVHGNTDIGVPDIIKNGDDECINVCGTSVSDCMSEDATGAIRQHCWGIRACQAGICPQECKYACDLKESKNKCVCNEECLGGCFEKNEKNSSMEVCYACRNYYYKHTCVAKCPQDMLLFEGWQCISPIECSKKNWLQHEDRCVKDCPVGHSVPPPQKGSNDEIEKCEKCGDNCYRQCTLKVPYEVDTTESMEVFRGCTIIDGQLIISIAGGSGVVVVEKLEEAFGDVREIGSLVIRRATPLVSLSFFKNLRRITGSSLFVQNGIGYSIYVWDNQNLKYLWDLDSKNNRNFTITKGKAFFHFNPYLCPQIIDEVCKLTPEEEDNDDISETSNGDRALCNTDVITDVTATCPSPSVADISWSNPKFKDKRTLIGYQVYYRESKFTNISKHQGADACGRSSWTIQDVRQTEGNHTRFLLNKLNPFTQYAFYIVAYTTRNAMKGAASNVSYFTTPPDKPSEPVLDVATAVNSSAILVKWNPPQKPNGKIEYYIVSWKSKPEEAEQYYHACQGYSSGRQHFTDTATPTSDSSSSTKDNDDETGTCSCPVDYDKTKEQAVSYQTFEDYIINSLIPRTSYSDTAENEYYEESSLYGKAENRKKRSVVGRNATSPPNVSNMPYTDPASSPEVNNTAESTTLPEITQSSAKTAIVNGTNFTITGLVHFMKYFIEVSACNSVDCSQPLITFKRTRKLKDVDKIDSNIHAEIDNVDLITLHWKPPKNPNSIIISYIVSIVSTDGSINHDHCCSIPHSIDVDVDCKLPKLPPGKFSATILPVSVAGVGVRSDSISFQVDQKSSQLPTTTIIVIGIVATLLFALPILFLSYVIWKRYVKPKQPPIYASVNPEYSSVGVYEPDDYEVPAENVELIREIGHGHFGKVYEGLAKTVVKDQSETKIAVKTLHGNESLAKRVEFLKEASVMKAFNAHHVVRLLGVVSITEKPMVLMEYMEKGDLKTYLRSTRPDAEERRGDPPTLQQKLQMCGEIADGMAYLAETKYVHRDLAARNCLVHRDMTVKIGDFGLTRDVYETDYYRIESRGILPVRWMAPESLKDGVFDSRSDVWSYGIVLWEIATLAEQPYQGQQHDQVTRYVIDGGYMEQPRGCPKRLYDLMLMCWHYSPSMRPTFAEIVSSLVPDLNDQFREVSFYYESKENAEENTEGEAFLGEGVESGALSTADVIVRDLHNIHNSHGDNNNAYRHQNGGHQNEQTGNGSMMVNDNDNSVRYIPNALQTHRHPSSIC